A single region of the Brachypodium distachyon strain Bd21 chromosome 3, Brachypodium_distachyon_v3.0, whole genome shotgun sequence genome encodes:
- the LOC100833088 gene encoding uncharacterized protein LOC100833088 has product MRDFIGKPVLCLLWISLLQGCMVQSVEYDHTASIECLSDPMGPLYKSGIIQNGDFNNGLMGWSTYRNIKAGVRRSSQSGNNFAVVHGAGSSQLSGTGTGTNAAALSHSVYQKVQMQGDTHYSLSAWLRVSAGTAHVRAMVKAPNGENITAGAIDVQSGCWTMLKGGMTAHAYHSGPGEIFFESDDHVDIWVDSVSLQPFSFEEWDAHALQSANKARRSTVKVVVRGADGKPMAHANMSIELLRAGFPFGNTMTKEILNIPAYEKWFTSRFTVATMENEMKWYSTEWNQNQEDYRIPDAMLKLAQKYGIKVRGHNVFWDDQNSQIRWVRPMNVNQLKAAMQKRLKSVVSRYVGKVIHWDVVNENLHFNFFETKLGPNASPQIYQQVGQIDHNAVLFMNEFNTLEQPMDPNGTPTKYVAKMKLIRGYPGNGGLKLGVGLESHFSTPNIPYVRGALDTLAQLKLPMWMTEVDVVKGPNQVKYLEQVLREGYGHPGVQGIIMWAAWHANGCYVMCLTDNSFKNLPVGALVDKLIAEWKTHKTAATTDANGVVDLDLVHGDYSLAVNHPSLQSAAIHTMTVDAESLSEHTISLKA; this is encoded by the exons ATGAGGGATTTCATTGGTAAACCAGTGCTTTGTTTGTTATGGATCTCACTCTTGCAAG GATGCATGGTCCAGTCCGTGGAATATGATCATACAGCAAGTATTGAG TGCCTCAGCGATCCGATGGGACCTCTCTACAAAAGCGGGATCATCCAGAACGGCGACTTCAACAATGGCCTGATGGGCTGGTCGACGTACCGCAACATCAAGGCTGGTGTGAGAAGGTCGTCGCAGTCCGGCAACAACTTCGCCGTGGTGCATGGCGCGGGCAGCTCTCAGCTGTCCGGCACAGGCACAGGCACCAACGCCGCAGCACTGTCTCACAGCGTGTACCAGAAGGTCCAGATGCAGGGTGACACACACTACTCTCTATCGG CATGGTTACGGGTTTCGGCCGGCACGGCTCACGTGAGGGCGATGGTGAAAGCCCCCAACGGCGAGAACATCACCGCGGGCGCCATCGACGTCCAGTCCGGCTGTTGGACCATGCTCAAGGGTGGTATGACTGCGCATGCATATCATTCCGGACCAGGAGAGATCTTCTTTGAG AGCGACGACCACGTGGACATCTGGGTGGACAGCGTGTCCCTGCagcccttctccttcgaggaGTGGGACGCCCACGCCCTCCAATCCGCCAACAAGGCCCGCCGGAGCACGGTGAAGGTCGTGGTGAGAGGCGCCGACGGAAAGCCGATGGCGCACGCCAACATGAGCATCGAGCTCCTACGGGCCGGGTTCCCTTTCGGCAACACGATGACCAAGGAGATCCTCAACATCCCGGCCTACGAGAAGTGGTTCACGTCGCGCTTCACCGTGGCCACCATGGAGAACGAGATGAAGTGGTACAGCACGGAGTGGAACCAGAACCAGGAGGACTATCGCATCCCGGATGCGATGCTTAAGCTCGCCCAGAAGTACGGCATCAAG gtccGTGGTCACAATGTGTTCTGGGACGACCAGAACTCCCAGATTAGGTGGGTGAGGCCGATGAACGTGAACCAGCTCAAGGCTGCGATGCAGAAGCGGCTCAAGTCCGTGGTGTCGCGGTACGTAGGGAAGGTCATCCACTGGGACGTGGTGAACGAGAACCTGCACTTCAACTTCTTCGAAACCAAGCTGGGACCCAACGCGTCTCCCCAGATCTACCAGCAGGTTGGCCAGATCGACCACAATGCCGTCCTTTTCATGAACGAATTCAACACCCTGGAGCAGCCCATGGACCCCAACGGCACGCCCACCAAGTATGTGGCCAAGATGAAGCTCATTCGCGGCTACCCGGGCAATGGCGGCCTCAAGCTGGGCGTCGGCCTCGAGAGCCACTTCTCCACGCCCAACATCCCTTACGTCAGGGGCGCACTCGACACCCTCGCGCAGCTCAAGCTGCCCATGTGGATGACCGAGGTAGACGTCGTCAAGGGCCCCAACCAGGTCAAGTACCTGGAGCAGGTGCTCAGGGAAGGCTACGGACACCCCGGCGTGCAGGGCATCATCATGTGGGCCGCCTGGCACGCCAATGGCTGCTACGTCATGTGCCTCACGGACAACAGCTTCAAGAACCTCCCTGTGGGCGCCCTCGTTGACAAGCTCATCGCCGAGTGGAAGACCCACAAGACGGCTGCAACCACCGACGCTAATGGAGTCGTCGACCTCGACCTCGTCCATGGCGACTACAGCTTAGCGGTCAACCACCCGTCGTTGCAATCCGCCGCCATCCACACCATGACGGTGGATGCAGAGTCGCTGTCGGAGCACACAATCAGTCTCAAGGCGTAG